GCTCGCTGAGCCGCGGCGAGAGTCGCTTCTTGTTCACCAGCGCGATGCCGGTATCGGTGCGGGTTGCCGCGGCTGCCCCGGCTGTCCGGGCTGCCTCGGCTGTCTGGGCGGGAGGGTGACTGCATCCGAAGACCATCACCGCGCCCAGAGCGAGTGTCGCGGGGATCCTCACGCGCCTGCCGTTCAAGATGGTCCGTCTCCTTGTAGTCATGCTTCGCTTCTCTGTCCGTGCCGGGCTCGCGGCGCCCGGGGACACGGGACGGCGGCTGTCTCCGGGGTCGGCGTGCCGCCGTCCCGGTGTTCGGCGATGATCGGGGGCGCGGCGTCCGTGGATGTCGTAGCCGCGCGCTGGGACGTCTCCGTGACCCGCCGCCGTCGATGCCGCCGCGGCATCTGGCGTCGTGCGCTCAAGCCGCTTCGAGACGGGTCGGCCGACCAGGCGCGAGCACGCTCATGGCTCGCCTGGTCGCCGACAAGGAGCCGGATCCCGGTCTCGCCGGTGCGCGGGCACACAGGTCGGCCGCGCCCGGAGGAGCCTCGGCGGCCTTCAGCGGGAGCGTCGCCGGGGTCTTCGATACGTGTCGGCAGGGTGCTCGTCGACGAAGGCATGCCCGATCCGATCGATGCCTTGGTCGCCTGCGCCTTCGGATGTGCCGTACCCGGGGAAGTGTTCGCCGGCCTCCGCCACGCCGGGTGCGGTCGGGGTCGCGCGCCGACGAGGCGGGCGGAGAGCCGGGCGGCCGGCTCGGGGCCTTCGCCGCAGACCGGTACCGGACGAAGTCACATCGTGGACCGTGCTCGGGGCGGGCGCGGCGGCGTCGGCCAACGGCGCGGATGCAGCGGATGTCTCGGCCGGGGTGCGAGCCTCGGATGGCCGAGAGCGAGGCATGTGAGGTCTCCTTGACTGCGCGTGCGCGATCGGCGAACCGATCACCTCAATCTCGAAATTAGATTCGTATTTCGAGATTGAGGTGGACGCTAGCACACGGTTTCAGTCGCATGGAAGTTCTCAGGCCTCGTCGTCGACCACCCCTGCGAGGAAGGCCTCGATGCCTGTCGACACGTCCACCGCGCCCGGGTTGTACAGCCACTGCATCTGAAGTCCGTCGATGGATGCGATGAGCAGGTTCGCGAGGACCTCCGGCCTGGTGTCGACCTTCAGGCGTCCGCGACCGCGCAACTCGGCGAAGATGCGGGTCAGGTGCAGGCGCAGGCTGTCGTAGCGGGCCCGGTACAGCTCGTGAGCGGGATGCCCGTCGGCTGTGGCCTCGCTCGAGATGATGCTGTGCAGCTGGATCAGTCCGGGTCGGGCCTTGTTGGCGTGTACGACCCGCAGTTGAGTCTGCAGAACATCCAGGTCATCGGCTTCCCGGACGATCGCGGCCGTCTCCCGCTCGTGTGCGGCGAGTACTTCGACCAGCAGTTCCGCCTTGCTGCCGAAGTGGTGCAGCAGGCCGGTCTGGCTGATGCCGGCTCGCTCTGCGATGTCCTTCATGGTGGCGCCGTGGAAGCCTCCGGCGCCGAATGCCTCGACGCAGGCGTCGAGGATCTTCTGCCGCACCTCCGCGGTCTTCGCATAGGACCCCCGGGGGCCGCGGGCCCCGCTGCTCGCTGCCTTCGCCTGCTTTGTCACGGGTCGAGCATAGAGCGGTGCCTTGCCCCTGCCTTAATTCATCAACGTGCTTCTGTTTTAGCGTGGCGAGGCGGCGAGGTCGCCGCCCGGACGACCTCCTAGTAGGTGACCACCGCACGGAAGCGGACGGCGCCCTTGGCGACCTTGTCGACCACCGTGGCCACCTCCTCCTTCGGGAACGTCTCGACCATGGGGGTGACCTTTCCCGCGGCGGCGAGGTCGAGGGCCTCCCGGAGGTACTGCGGCCCGTTGTGGGTGGAACCGATCACCTGCATGCGAGTGCCGATGAACGGAAGGCCCCTGCCGGAGGGCGGGACGGTGAAGGGGGCGGTGGGGTCGATGCCCGACAGGACCAGTCGCCCACCGGGCCGCAGGCCCGGCAGCGCCTCCGCCGCGGCCGGATAGGACGTGCCGGTCGCCAAGATGACGTCGGCGCCGCCCGCTGCGCGCAATTCGGCGCCGTTCGCCACGACCTCGTCCGCGCCCAGCCGCCGTACCACGTCGTGTTTGTTCGGCGAGCTTGTCATCGCGATCGTCTCGAGGCCGCAGGCGTGCGCGAACTGCACCGCCAGATGGCCCACCGCGCCGATGCCGAGCACGGCGACCCGCTCGTGCGGCTGAGGCTCCCCGGCGCGCAGGGCGGACCATCCCGTGTAGCCCGCGCACAGCATGGGCGCGGCCAACTCGAAGGGGAGCCCGTCGGGCAGGAGTACGGTCTCGTCGGCGCCCACGACCATGTACTCGGCATGTCCGCCCTGCACGCTGAAACCGGTCGTGGTGGGTGCCGCGCACGCGAAGGCGGCCTGCCCGGTCACCGGCAGGCCCAGACGGCAGTAGTCGCACCGTCCGCAGGCGGCCCGGACCCAGTGGGTTCCCACCCGGTCACCGACGCGGCGCGTGGTGACCCCCGGCCCGACCGCGACGACCTCGCCCGCCGGCTCGTGTCCGGTGATCGCCGGGTCGACCGAGGGGAACCGGATCGCCCCGGTGGTGGCCAGGACGTCGTTGACGCATACGCCGGAGGCGCGCACCCGCATCAGCACCTCGCCGGGCCCCGGCTGTGGAGTGGGCACCTCGCGCAGTTCCCACCTGCCGTTGACCGCGGGTATCACGGCTGCCTTCACGAAGTTCACCTTTCTTGTGCGACGGATGAAAGGAGGGCGCGGATGTCGTCGATGACCGACGGCGCAGGAGGTACGCGCGCGTCACGACAGGATCACAGCGTGCTGACGTCGGTGCGACGGCGGTCCTCCTTCATGGGCAGGGAGGTGACGGTGGCGCGGAGCTCGCGCTGGGCGGTGCCGGGGTTCCCCCACAGCACCGTCACCTCGGTGCCCGGTGCCGCCAGGTCGCGATCGATGACGCAGAGGGAGATGGTGCGGCGCAGGTGCGTGCTGTACGTGCGGGAGGTCGAGACGCCTACCGGGCGTCCGTTGACCAGCACCTGGTCGAGGCTGGCGCCGATCTTGCGCGGCATCTCCATGGGTTCGGGCACCGGGCCGTCGCCGAACTGGGAGGCGAACAGGGCGATCACGTCCTCGTTGTTCCAGTGCAGGCCTGCCAGGTGGCGCGCCGGGCCGCCTTCGGCCGCCTCCGCGGCCAGCGCGTCGCGTCCGATGAAGTCGTGGGAGGTGAGGGCTCCGCGACGGCCCCAGCCGAGCTCACCGGGGCGGCGGAAGAACTCCGTCACGTCGGTCGGGACGAAACTGCCGTCCGGCATCCCGCGGGGAAAGAGCCTGGGCGCCCCCGGCGTGATGATCGACGAAGGCAGGTAGTCGATGCCGACGGTCGCGATGCCCGCCTCGATGTGGGCCACGAGTTGGGAGCGCATCCCCAGTTGGCGGATGCCGTGCTCGGCCCCGGCCTCGACGACCGCCGTCCAGACCGCGTTGGCGTCGTCGGCGGACCCGTGCAGTTCGTACCCCAGCTCCCCGGAGATCCCCGAGCGCAGAATCCGCACGGGGATGCCGCTGATACTGGTCATGCGGCTCCGGTTGAAGCCGATGTCGCGCAGGCTCTCGCCGGTCGCGGCCTCGAGTGCGAACAGCGACGTCGGCCCCTGGATCTCGAAGATGAACATGTCGGGGCTGATCACCTCGCTCTTGGCGTCCCAGTCGCCCTGGTCGATCTGCCAGGCGGTCCAGTCGACGCCGCCGCCGCTGTAGACGAACTCCTCCTCGGCCACCCGGTACAGCAGGCCCTCGGAGGCGATGTGGCCGCGTTCGTCCAGCTGGACGTGATGCTTGATCTGGCCGGGCTCGAAGCGTGACAGGTTGTTCATGCCGATGCGGGTGAGCGCGGTCAGGGCCTCGGTCCCGTGGACGCGGAGCTTGCCGATGGCCGACCAGTCGCCGATGTAGCACGACCGCACATGGGCCAGGCTCTCCTCGCCCCAGTTGGTGTACTCGTACGGGATGAAAACGGGCGTCCAACGGAAGAGCAGACCCTTGACGTTCGCCTCGTCCTGCGCGGCGGCCGCCGGGCTGAACACCGCCGGCCGCTCCACGTCGAAGGGACGGTCGGCCAGTTCCAGCAAAGCCTGGTAACGGGCGCGCTGCCGGTCGATCAGATGCTCCATGAAATTCCTCCGGCGGTGATGGTGGTACGGCACCTCTGACCCGGAGTTATTTCGCCGGGAAGCTGTCATTTCGCTGAGCGACATACTCACGAGAAGGATGGACGGCGCGGCCTGTGCCGCTGCGTCGGCAGGCGACGACTACTTGGCCCGGTCGGCGGCCGAGGGGTCTGGCCGTCGATACGCCGCCCTGGTCACGCGGTCAGGTCGTCACGTCGCCGACTTCCAGACCCTTCAGCTGCTCCAGGTAGGACGCCATCAATTCCATGGAGAAGCCGCCGTTCAGCCGGAGGGCGAAGTTGTAGAGCAGGAAGGGGTGGACACCGAGCTGGAACAACTCGCGGATGTCGGTCCTGGCCAACGCCTCGCGCTCCTGGTCGGTCAGGTCGCGGTCGGCGAGGGCGGCCTCCGGGACTTCCTTCAGCTGCTTCGCCAGGTCGCCGTCGGCGGCGACCTCCCACAGCACCCGGTTGGTTGCGTACCGGCTCATGGGGCCACCACCTCCGATGCGGGGGCGGACGCATGGTCACCCCAGGCCAGGAAACCGGTCGGCGGGGCGAAGGTGCTGGCTACCTTCTCGGCGTAGTCCGGGGTGACTCCGCCCACAGCGCCGAGCGCGAAGAGGAAGTCGAGGAATCCAGGGGTGCCGCTGCCGATCGCTGCCAGCGACTCGTAGGTGGTCTCCTTGATCAGCGACTCGGTGTCACCGGCGGTGATCTGCTCCCATACCCGTTTGTCCCACTCTGTCTCCGGCTCGGTCTGGAACCGAGCCATGGCCGGGTTGCCGATCGCGTTGGACAGGTGCCCGCTGGCGATGATCGCCACCCGCAGGTCGGCGGGGTGCGCCTCCACCATCTCGACGATGGCGGCGCCGAGGTCGTAGAAACGACGACCGGTGGCCACCGGCGGAGCCATCACGTTGGTGAAGATCGGAACGACCGGTAGGTCCTGCTCGGGCCTGAGGAAGCTCAACGGGACGGTGAAACCGTGGTCGAGCAGGAAGTCATCGCTGTAGGAGAAGTCGATCCCGCGCTCGAAGCCACCGCGCAGTAGGTGCCGCGCGATGTCCCCTTCCAGGGCGGTGTCGTAGGACCCGATGCCGAACAGCTCCTGTTCGTGCGGGAACGGGCCACGCGCACGGACCGCCTTGCCGATCAGGAAGGTCGGCATGTTGTCGTAGAACCACTGGTTGAAGTGGTCACCGGAAACCACCACCAGCACGTCGGGCCGCGCGGCGGCGAGCCGTGTCCGCAGTTCCGCGAAATGGGCTATTGATCGCCGCAGCGGCTCGGGAGCCGCCGATCCGCCGGCGGCAACGCCGGGGAGCAGCGGGTCATGGGGAGTGCACAGCACTTGGACGACGCTGGCCATCGCTCACCTTTCAGCATGGAACCCTCCAGGCAGACCAGCCGTACAGAGGGGATCTCCACATTCGGTGGTAACAGCGTGAGCGGTGCGACGTCGTTGTGGAATAGCGGAACCGGTATGCGCACTATCCGCGGAGCGTATGGTCCGACGACGTTCGTCATGTGGGAGGGTGCGCGAAAGTCCGTGGCAGCTGAGGCCGCCCGGTGGAGCATGCCCACCAGCAGCTCGTCACCGAAGCGGGGCCGCAGCCGGCCAGGGCATTGCTGGTGGCCGACTGGATGAGCCCGACGACCTCGCCGGCCGGTGTGACGCACCGTTCCCCGGAGCAGCGCCACCAGCACCGGAGGGGACACCAGCACCGGGGGG
The window above is part of the Streptomyces sp. NBC_00425 genome. Proteins encoded here:
- a CDS encoding TetR/AcrR family transcriptional regulator, yielding MTKQAKAASSGARGPRGSYAKTAEVRQKILDACVEAFGAGGFHGATMKDIAERAGISQTGLLHHFGSKAELLVEVLAAHERETAAIVREADDLDVLQTQLRVVHANKARPGLIQLHSIISSEATADGHPAHELYRARYDSLRLHLTRIFAELRGRGRLKVDTRPEVLANLLIASIDGLQMQWLYNPGAVDVSTGIEAFLAGVVDDEA
- a CDS encoding alcohol dehydrogenase catalytic domain-containing protein, with translation MKAAVIPAVNGRWELREVPTPQPGPGEVLMRVRASGVCVNDVLATTGAIRFPSVDPAITGHEPAGEVVAVGPGVTTRRVGDRVGTHWVRAACGRCDYCRLGLPVTGQAAFACAAPTTTGFSVQGGHAEYMVVGADETVLLPDGLPFELAAPMLCAGYTGWSALRAGEPQPHERVAVLGIGAVGHLAVQFAHACGLETIAMTSSPNKHDVVRRLGADEVVANGAELRAAGGADVILATGTSYPAAAEALPGLRPGGRLVLSGIDPTAPFTVPPSGRGLPFIGTRMQVIGSTHNGPQYLREALDLAAAGKVTPMVETFPKEEVATVVDKVAKGAVRFRAVVTY
- a CDS encoding glycine cleavage T C-terminal barrel domain-containing protein; its protein translation is MEHLIDRQRARYQALLELADRPFDVERPAVFSPAAAAQDEANVKGLLFRWTPVFIPYEYTNWGEESLAHVRSCYIGDWSAIGKLRVHGTEALTALTRIGMNNLSRFEPGQIKHHVQLDERGHIASEGLLYRVAEEEFVYSGGGVDWTAWQIDQGDWDAKSEVISPDMFIFEIQGPTSLFALEAATGESLRDIGFNRSRMTSISGIPVRILRSGISGELGYELHGSADDANAVWTAVVEAGAEHGIRQLGMRSQLVAHIEAGIATVGIDYLPSSIITPGAPRLFPRGMPDGSFVPTDVTEFFRRPGELGWGRRGALTSHDFIGRDALAAEAAEGGPARHLAGLHWNNEDVIALFASQFGDGPVPEPMEMPRKIGASLDQVLVNGRPVGVSTSRTYSTHLRRTISLCVIDRDLAAPGTEVTVLWGNPGTAQRELRATVTSLPMKEDRRRTDVSTL